A segment of the Paraburkholderia fungorum genome:
GACCGGATCGGTCATCGTCGCGTACGTGAACGGGAACTGGAAGCCGGGCATGAAGTGATCTTCGTGCTGCTTCGACCAGCGGCCGGGCTGTGCAAACGCGGCATTCGTCCACGTACGGCGCGCGGCCGAGATAATCGGGAACATGCCGTCGAACACGATCTTGCCGTTCGTATCGACGTTGAAGCCCTGATACAGGAAGTCCTTCATAAAGCGGCCCGACTGCGAAATGCCCTCGCCGATTGCAATGTCGAAGTTGGTGCTCGTCGAGCACGTGGTCGCCACGCATCCCGCCTGCTTCAGATCGTTCAGCGGATTGGCCGCGCCCGACGCATCGGCCGAATCGTAGCGAAGGAACGACACCAGATCGCGCAATGCCGCAAAGCCGATACCGTCGACGGTCGGCGCGGCTGCCTGATAAACGAAGCTGTAGATAGTCCCGGCATCGGGTGGAACCTGCGTGCCGTTTGGTCCGGGCACGGTCGCCGGCGGCGTGAACGTCACCGAGTAATTGCCTTCATAGACGTTGTTCGGCGTGCTGGTGTAACTCCACGTCGCAACCGGCACCGAAGGCGCCGTATAGGTTTCGACGCCGCCGGGAATGCTGCCGTACGAGGTCAGCCACGACTGCCGCGCGGTGAAGGTGACCGAGCTCTTGTCATTCAGATTGGCCGGTGCGTAGGTCAACGGAATGGTGGTCGCAGGGCCGCCCGCATAGTCGGGGATGAATTCTTCGCGGCTCAATGCGGTCATCGGCGTGCCGTCTTTATTGGTCGCGACCGGGAAGCTCACGCCGAGCAATCCGGCTCCGGCGAGCGTGCTATTGCCGGTGAGCGGAACGTCGCCTTGCCAGCCGCTCCACAACACCGTATAGCCGTTGCGCAGCAATGACGGAAAGCTCGACGACGGCGCCGCGCCGGTGTCGAGCGCGCCGCCGCCGACAAACGACGCCGCGCCGATCTTGCTGCCGCGATTCACGACGTCATAGAACAGCACGCGTTTCGCAGCGGATGCACTCTGCGGCCGCAGGATCACGACATCGGTCGAATAGGCGACGTAACCGTCGCTGCCCACCGGCGCATTCTTGAGGTTGACGATGCCCGCGTTGAGCGGATTGTTCGGGTCCAGCTCGCCGTGCACGACGGCGGTAATCACCTGATACGGACCCGCCGCGCCTGCCGGTGTCGCACCGCCAAATGCGGGTGCGCTCGAAATGATCTGAAAGCTCTTGACGAAGCCTGCGCCGTGGGACACCGGCGTCGGTGGCGGCGTAATGCTGTCATTGCCGCAGCCGCCGATCAACGCAATCCCCACACCGACTCCCACCGATATCGCTACCGACTGCACCTTCATGATCAGGTCCTCCGACAGGGTCAAGAAACAGGAATGCCCGCGTATGGAATGGACGACAGTCACTGAAGGCGTTCGCTGCAAATATGCCCGGAAGCCCTGTCAGTATTTTGTAAATCGCCTATTTTTATATTTATGGCCTGCGTACGTATTTATAATTCGCCGGACACCGTTCTCAACTATCGTTTACGCGTACGGTGACGGCGCGCTCGTTGTGGTCAACTCGATTCCGTGGGGAGTCCAAACATGACAAACAGGCTTACGCTTGCAGATCAGCTAAGAGAGTCCATCGAAGAAGCCATTGCAACCGGCGATCTTCCGCCCGGTGCGCGGCTCGACGAAGCAGAGTTGATCGCGCGTTTCGACGTCTCCCGCACGCCTGTGCGGGAAGCGCTTCTGCAACTCGCGGCGGCGGGCATGGTGGAAATGCGGCCGCGGCATGGCGCGGTGGTCGCCAAGATCAGTCTGCCGAGACTGATCGAAATGTTCGAAGTGATGGCCGAACTGGAGGCGATGTCGAGCCGTCTGGCCGCGCGTCGCATGGACGCGCAGGAACTCGAAGAGTTGCGCATCGCGCATGTCGAATGTCAGAAAGCGCGCGACGCCGGCAATCCCGACGAATACTTCCATCTGAATGAGCGCTTTCACTGCCTGATCTATCAGGGCAGTCACAACAGCTTTCTGCACGACCAGGCGAGAGCGCTGCATAAGCTGCTGCGTCCTTACCGGCGTCTGCAATTGCGCGTCAAAGGACGGGTTTCCGCATCGTTCGACGAACACCAGGCTGTCGTCGATGCACTTGCAGCAGGCGACGGCGACGCGGCAGCCGCCGCGCTGAGAGGACATATTCTGGTTCAGGGAGAACGTTTCGGCGACCTGATTGCGGCACTCGCACAAGTCGGCGCGCAGTGACGGTTGCACCGTCGCATTCACTTCCGGTAAGAACGAAAGCGCGTGGATTTAACAATCAAAAAAAGGACGTTTGAAACCTTCACGTTCAGAACGCAACGCGCCTGTCGCATAGCCCGACAAAAAAATATCCGCCATCGCAAAAGATGCGCGCGATTCTCCCGCGCGCTTTCACTTTGCTTTTATTTCGGCCTACACTGAATTCCAGAGTTCTCTCCATTTCACCCGCTGCATATCTTCGGCAACAGATGCTTTTGTCGTGCTCCGCGAGCCGAAGCAGCCGGGTCGGCTCGTGTCCAAACACCATTTGAACGGGACGACTCATCATGGCTGATACGAGCTACATGGCACGGAAATCCGTCGCCGATATCGTGGGAAGCGCCGACGCGGAGGGACACTCTTTATCGAAAACGCTCGGTGCCACCAGTATCACCGCAATGGGAATCGGCGCGATTATCGGCGCGGGTATCTTCGTGCTGACCGGCACGGCCGCCGCGCAATTCGCCGGGCCCAGCATCATGCTGTCGTTCGTACTGGGCGGCATTGCGTGCGCATTCGTCGGCCTGTGCTATTCGGAACTCGCGGCGATGCTGCCGGTATGCGGCAGCAGTTACACCTATACGTATGCGACGTTAGGCGAGATATTCGCGTGGATCATCGGCTGGGATCTGATTCTCGAATACGCAATGGGCGCGGCGACTGTCGCGGTCGGATGGTCCGGTTATATCGTGAGTCTGTTGCGTAATATCGGCATAGATATACCGCCGGTGATGGCTGCCGCGCCAGGCACCGTCATCAAACTGGCGGACGGCACGACCACCACCGGCATCGTCAATCTGCCCGCCATCGTGATCATCGCGATTCTGACCACCTTGCTCGTGCTCGGCACGAAAGAATCCGCGCGACTCAATAACGTGATGGTGGCCGTCAAGCTGGTCGTGGTAGTGGCCTTCATCGCGCTCGGCGCATTTTTTATCAAGCCGGCAAACTGGCATCCGTTCATTCCGGCCAATACCGGCGAGTTCGGTAACTTCGGCATGAGCGGAATTCTGCGTGGATCTGCCGTGGTGTTCTTCGCGTTCATCGGTTTCGACGCGGTCTCCACCGCTGCGCAGGAGGCGAAACGACCGCAGCGGGATATGCCGATCGGCATCCTGGGATCGCTGGTCATCTGCACGGTGCTGTACATCCTCGTCGCAGGCGTGCTCACCGGACTCGTGCCTTATGCCGAATTGAATGTCCCCGATCCGATCGCCAAGGGCGTCGACGCAATCGGCCTCAACTGGTTCTCGATTCTGATCAAGATCGGTGCGCTGACCGGATTGACCACGGTGATTCTCGTGCTGCTCTACGGACAAAGCCGCATCTTCTTCACGATGTCGCAGGATGGCTTGTTGCCGCCGCTTTTCGCGCGGGTTCATCCACGGCTGCAGACGCCTCACCGGAGCCAGATCCTGATCGGCACGATTGTCGCGGTTGTGGCAGCGCTCACACCGATTGGCGTGCTCGGGGAAATGGTCAGCATCGGCACGCTGTTCGCGTTCATTCTCGTGTGCGGCGCGGTGATTTATTTGCGGCGTAGCGACTCGAATGCCATGCGGCCGTTCCGTGTGCCTGGCGTGCCGATCGTGCCAGTGCTCGGCATTCTGTTCTGTCTGCTGCTGATGGTCGGCTTGCCGCTCGTCACATGGTTGCGGCTTGTCGTGTGGCTCGTGATCGGCATGGTCATTTATATGTCGTACGGGAGAAAGCATTCAAGGCTTCGTTTTCCGGAACGCCGTTAAACGCCGCCTTGAAATCCGCAAGCGACCAGACGATGGGTGCCGACGCTCTTTGTGCATCCATCGTCTTCGCGGTAGAAGCGCATTAATCTGAACTTGCCGCCCACTCGACGAGAGTCGCCACCGTGTTCATGTTGCGCGCGGTGCCGTTTTTCGCAGCCGGGATTTTCAGTTTCGAATGCGCGATCCCATTGCTGTAGTGCACGTAGATCTCACGCTTGCCCAGCGCAAGCTCTTCGCCCTGCAATCCGCTGACATCGCTTGCCGCATCGGCAGGTGGATTTGCATCGAGAAAGATCGCAACCGTTCGATTCGGCGCAGCGGATTTGAAAGGATTGCCGGCGAGAACCGCCGCCAACTCCGCGCCGCTTCGCACGAGAACGCCGACCGGTTTGCCCGCGTAGTTCATCAGGCAGTCTTCAAGCCGTTTCTTCAACGATGCTTCCCCTAGTCGACTATCCAGCACCACATTGCCGCTTGCAATGTAGGTTCGCACATTGGAACAGCCAATCGACTCGCACATGGCGCGCAGTTCGGCCATGGGAAGTTTTCCAGTACCTCCGACATTCACAGCGCGTAAAAAAGCGACGTATCGAGTCATCGGGTAAAGCCGTCAAGAGTGAAGGGTTGCGGGATCGCTGCGTGCGGAGATCGCGGAACAGTAATTGCTCCTGCCCATGACGCCGTTCACGGGGGCGGCTCATCAGATTACTCATCATTCATGGACACATACTCCTCTCTGCTATCGTGGCTGTCGAAAAAGATCGCAAGCTCAAGTCAATTAGAAAGCTATTCGTCAGGTTCGAGTCCATCTGTCATGACTCGAAGCGTCGCCAATCAGAATGATTAAAGAGCGCTCTCCCATTGGTCGATATGAACGACAGATCGGTCGACATGTAACGGAGTCTTTCTGACAGCGACAATGTTGCAAAGGTGTAACTCAAGGCTCGACCGAGCCAGGTACATTGATGCCATAACCCGTTTCATTCTTCAACCACGCGCTGCTACTCAGGTAACCATGAACAACACACGGCGTTTTACAGCGGCCCTCGCGCCAGCCGTGCGGCAATCTGCGCCTCTTTCTGCGCGCCATGCGCGGGAGCGGCTTTGTTGATCGTTTACGGCTCGTTACGAAGCGCGGCCGTCGTCGCGCGCCACCATTCACAAGACGTAATGCCGGGCAAGACGCGACATCGCTGTCACGTCCATGCAGATTACGTTTTCATAACACGCATCCAGGGGTTCGCTCGATGGTGACAACGCATAAGAACCATGGCATTTTCCGGCAGTCGCGCGAGCGGACCCTGCCCCAATTACACATTAACGACAGTACAAGTTTCCGGAGAGTTCTATGAGTGACACCGTGTCCAAGCAGCCAAAGCGCTCCCGACGCGGGCTCATCGTGGTCGTGGTGATCTTGCTGGTCCTGATCGCCGTGGTCGCGGTTCACCTGTTGACCCGCAAGAAGCCCACGCGCGACGCCGCGCCTATCGTCGTCACGGTATCGAGCGCGACGCTCGGTTCGATGCCGGTAACGCTGAGCGAACTCGGTACGGTCACGCCCACCGCGACGGTCACCGTGCTGCCGCAATTGAGCGGCTACCTCACCGAGGTCGGGTATCACGAAGGCCAGGAAGTGAAGAAAGGCCAGTTCCTCGCGCAGATCGATCCGCGTCAATATCAGATCAGCAAGCAGCAGGCCGAAGCGACGCTCGCCAAAGATCGCGCGACGCTGGCCCAGGCGCGTGCCGATCTCGAACGCTACACGCTGTTGAACGAGCGCAAGTCGATCGCGCAGCAAACTTTCGCGGATCAACAATTCCTCGTGCAGCAGGACGAGGCCGCCGTCAAATCCGATCTCGCCAGCATCGCCCAATACGATCTCGACCTCGCTTATTGCCGCATCACCGCGCCGGTCGCGGGCAAGGTCGGCTTGCGTCTGGTCGATCCGGGCAATTACGTGACGGCTTCGTCGAGCACGGGCATCGTGGTCATCACCACCGTCAAGCCGACCACCGTGCAGTTCACGGTGCCGCAAGACGCGCTCGCCTCGATCGTGCAACGCCTGAATGGCGGCGCGACGCTGCCGGTCACCGCCTATAGCAGCGACAACGCGCGCGCCATCGCAACCGGCACGCTGTACGCGGTCAGCAACCAGATGGCGACCGCCACGGGCACCGTCACGTTGCGGGCCACGTTCGCCAACGACGACGAAGCGCTGTTCCCCAACGAGTTCGTCAACGTGAAGCTGCTGGTCGACACGATGCAGAACGCGGTGCTGGTGCCGACCGCCGCCGTGCAAAGCGGCGCGCCCGGCGACTTCGTCTACCTCGTCAACGCGGATCACACGGTCTCGGTGCACAAGGTCAAACTCGGTCCGAGCGACGGCAAGAACACCGTGATCGTGTCCGGTCTGTCGCAGGGTAATGAAGTCGTGACGGACGGCACCGACCGTCTGAACGACGGCGCGAAGATCCAGCCTGCCGCGCCGAAACCCGCCGCAGCCGCGAGCGGCGCTGCCGCCGCAAGCGCCGCTTCGGACGCGGTGTCCGAACCCGCCTCCGGCGCGGCGGCGGCTTCCGCAGCCTCGTCCGCCGATGCGGCTTCGTCGTAGCAGGCCCGCTCGCCGATGAATATTTCCCGACTGTTCATTCTCCGGCCGGTAGCGACGCTGCTGCTGATGATCGCCCTCGTGCTGGTGGGCCTCATCGCGATGCGCGTGCTGCCGGTTTCGTCGCTGCCCAACGTCGACTATCCGACGATCCAGGTGCAGACTTTCTATCCGGGCGCGAGTCCCGACGTGATGGCGACCACCGTCACCGCGCCGCTCGAAGTGCAACTGGGCGAGATTCCCGGCTTGCAGCAGATGACGTCGTATAGCTCGGACGGCGCATCGGTCATCACGTTGCAGTTCGACCTGTCGCTGAACCTGGACATTGCCGAACAGAACGTCCAGCAGGCCATCAACGCGTCGAACAGCTATCTGCCGACCGGCCTGCCCGCGCCGCCGACCTACGCCAAGGTCAATCCGGCGGACCAGCCGATTCTTACGCTCGCAGTCACATCGAAGTCGATGTCGCTGACGCAACTCGAAGACGTCGCCAACAACCGCCTCGGCACCAAGATTTCCGAAGTGTCGGGCGTGGGCGTGGTGACGACGAGCGGCGGCAACGTCCCCGCCATCCGCGTCGAAGCGGACCCGCACAAGCTCGCCGCCTACGGCCTGAATATCGACGATCTGCGCACGCTGCTCAGCTACGTGAACGTCAGTCAGCCGAAGGGCAATTTCGACGGCCCCGATCTCGACTACACGATCAACGGCAACGACCAGATCACCGATCCGAAAGACTATCTGAACACGGTGATCGCGTATCAGAACGGCGCGCCGGTGTTCATGCGCGATGTTGCTCGCGTGAGCCAGGCGGCCCAGGATGTGGAGCGCGGCGCGTGGTACAACGGCTCGCCCGCGATCGTGCTGAACGTGCAGCGTCAGCCGGGCGCGAACGTGATCGCGACGGTCAACCAGATCATGAAGCAGTTGCCGCAACTCGAATCGACGCTGCCGGCCGGCATGAAAGTCACGGTCGTGTCGGACAGCACGGGCGTGATCCGCTCGTCGGTGCGCGACGCGGCGTTCGAACTGATTCTGGCGATCGTGCTGGTGGTCGCGGTGATCTTCGTGTTCCTGCGCAACGTGCCCGCCACGCTGATTCCGAGCGTGTCGGTGCCGGTCTCGCTGATCGGCACGCTGGCCGTGATGTACCAGCTCAACTATTCGATCGACAACCTCTCGCTGATGGCATTGATCATCGCGACCGGCTTCGTGGTCGACGACTCGATCGTGATGATCGAGAACATCGTCCGCTATCTGGAGGAAGGCAAGACGCCGCTCGAAGCCGCGCTCGAGGGCGCGGGGCAGATCGGCTTCACGATTCTGTCGCTGACCATTTCGCTGATCGCCGTGCTGATTCCGCTGCTGTTCATGGGCGGCGTGATCGGCCGTCTGTTCAGCGAATTCGCGGTGACGCTGGCGGTCACCATCGTGATCTCCGCCGTGGTGTCGCTCACGGTCGTGCCGATGCTCTGCGCGCGCATGTTGCGCGCGCAGGCCGAGCGTCATCCGAGCCGTTTCGAGCGGATCAGCGAGGGCCTGTTCGACAAGACGCTCAATGCGTATGAACGCGGTTTGCGCTGGGTGCTCGACCACCAGGTGTTGACGCTGATGGTGGCGGTCGGCACCGTCGTGCTGACCGGCGTTCTCTATGTCGTGATTCCAAAGGGACTGTTCCCGGTGCAGGACGTCGGCGTGATCCAGGGGATCAGCGTGGCCGACAACTCGGTGTCGTACACGGCGATGGTGAGGCGTCAGACCGCACTCGCCGACGCGATCCTGAAAGACCCGGACGTGGTGTCGCTGACCTCTTACGTGGGGATCGACGGCACCAATTCGACGCTGAACAACGGCCGCTTCCTGATCAACCTGCGTGACCGCGACAAACGCTCCGACACCGCGCAGGAAATCGCGCGGCGCCTGCAGGACGAGGTCTCGCACGTGCCCGGCGTGAAGCTCTTCATGCAGCCCGAGCAGGATCTGACGCTCGACACCACCGTGTCGCCGAACCAGTACAGCTTCGTGTTGCGCGGACCGAGCCAGCAGGCGTTCCAGACGTACGTGCCGGAACTGCTGAAGCGGATGAAACAGATTCCGTCGCTCTCCGACGTGCAGAGCGACATGAATACCGACGGCCTCAGCGTGAACGTCGAAGTCAACCGGCAACTGGCCGCGCGCTTCGGCATCACGCCCGCGACCATCGACAACGCGCTGTACGACGCGCTCGGCCAGCGCATCGTGTCGACCATCTTCGAGCAGTCGAACCAGTATCGCGTGATTCTCGTCGCGAAGCCTGAATCGCTGCCGACGGTGCAGTCGATCGGCAACCTGTATCTGCCGAGTCAGACCAGCAGCACGGGCCAGGTGCCGCTGTCGGGCATCGCGAAGATCAACATCACGAAGTCGCCGCTGGTGATCAGCCATCTCGCGCAGTTCCCGTCGGTCACGATCTCGTTCAACCTCGCGAAGGGCGCGTCGCTGAGCACGGCCGTCAAGGACATTCACGCGGCCGAGCAGGCGGTGAATCTGCCGCCGTCGATCACGTCGTCGCTGCAAGGCGCGGCGCAGGCGTTCGAAGATTCGCTCTCCAGCGAGGTGTATCTGCTGATCGCGGCGCTGGTGGCCGTATATATCGTGCTCGGCGTGTTGTACGAGAGCTTCATCCATCCGGTGACGATTCTTTCCACGCTGCCGTCGGCGGGTATCGGCGCACTGCTCGCGCTGATGATCGCCGGCAGTGACCTGGATGTGATCGGCATTATCGGCATCGTGCTGCTGATCGGTATCGTCAAGAAGAACGCGATCATGATGGTGGACTTCGCGCTCGACGCCGAACGCAATCACGGCAAGGCGCCGCGCGAAGCGATCTTCGAGGCTTCGCTGCTGCGTTTCCGGCCGATCCTGATGACCACCCTCGCGGCCATGCTCGGCGCACTGCCGATGCTGCTCGGCACCGGCACGGGTTCGGAATTGCGCCGCCCGCTGGGCATCGCGATTATCGGCGGCCTGACGCTGAGCCAGATGCTGACGCTGTTCACCACGCCGGTGATCTATCTGTTCTTCGACCGGATGGCGGAACGCGTGAAGCGCTGGCGCAACCGCAACGGCACGGATGACGACACCGGCCACACCCCGGATCTGCCAGGCAACGGCGCGGAGGACCCGCGTTGAACATCTCGGCCCTCTTCATCCGGCGACCGGTCGCGACGGCGCTTCTTGCCATCGCGATCCTGATCTCCGGCGCGCTCGCGTACTTCCGCTTGCCGGTCGCGCCGCTGCCGAACATCGCGTTTCCGGTGATCGTCGTGCAGGCGAACATGGCGGGCGCGAGCCCGGACATCATGGCGTCCACGGTGGCGGAGCCGCTCGAGAGGCGGCTCGGCACGATTGCCGACGTCGAGGAACTGACGTCGATCAGCTACGTCGGTTCGTCGATGGTAATCGTCGAGTTCGGCCTGAACCGCGACATCAACGGCGCCGCGCGCGACGTCGAAGCCGCCATTCAGGCGGCCCGTGCCGACCTGCCCACCACGCTGCGCAGCAATCCGACCTACCGGCAGTACAACCCGGCGGACGCACCGATCATGGTGCTGTCGCTCACCTCCGACACACTCACCAAAGCGCAGCTCTACGACTCCGCCGACTCGGTGATCCAGCAGCAGCTCTCGCAGGTCAAGGGCGTGGGTCAGATCACGCTGGGCGGCGGCGCACTGCCGTCCGTGCGGGTGGAGTTGCAGCCAGGCAAGCTGAACAGCTACGGCATCGGTCTCGAAGACGTGCGTGCGGCGATCAGCGCGGCCAACGCGAACAGCGCGAAGGGTCACCTCGACGTGGGCGATCAGCGCTACGTGGTCAAGTCCAATGACCAGATCACGCACGCCGCGCCCTATCGCGACCTGGTGGTCGCGTACCGGAACGGCGCGCCAGTGCAGTTACGCGATGTCGCCGACGTCAAGGACTCGAACGAAAACATCCGCAATGCGGGGCTGTTCAACGGCAAGTCCGCGATTCTGGTGGTCGTGTATCCGATGCCCGGCAGCAATGTCGTGAGCACCGTCGCGCAGATCCGCAAGGTGCTGCCGGCGATCGAAGCCACGCTGCCGAGCAGCGTCCACGTCGGCGTCGCGATCGACCGCTCGGAATCGGTGCGCTCGTCCGTCGGCGACACCGAACGCACGCTGTTCATCGCCGTGCTGCTGGTGGTCGGCGTGGTGTTCATCTTCCTGCAGTCGCCACGCGCGACGCTGGTGCCGGCTGTCGCGCTGCCCTTGTCGATTGTCGGCACGTTCGGGCCGATGTATCTGCTCGGCTATAGCATCGACAACCTCTCGCTGATGGCGCTGACCATCGGCACCGGCTTCGTCGTCGACGATGCGGTGGTGGTGCTGGAAAACATCGTGCGTCACATGGAGCTCGGCCTCAGTCCGAAGGAAGCGGCGCTCAAAGGCAGCGGCGAAGTCGGCTTCACGGTGATCTCGATGAGCCTTTCGCTGATCGCCGTGTTCCTGCCGATCATGCTGATGCCGGGCATCGTCGGGCTGCTGTTCCACGAGTTCGCGGTCACGCTGTCCATCGCGATCCTGATCTCGCTGCTGATTTCGCTGACCGTCACACCCGCGATGTGCGCATATGTGCTGAGCCGCAAGAACGCGGGGCATTCGAAAGCGCGCTGGGCGCTGTGGGTCGAAAAGCAGTTCGACCGTTTCAAGGACATGTACGCACGCTCGCTCACCGCCGTGCTGGATCATGCGTTCCTCGTGATCCTGCTGCTCGGCGCGCTGCTGGTGGGCAACGTGTTCCTGTTCAAGCTGGTGCCCGCCACCTTCTTCCCCGAGCAGGACACGGGCATTCTGATCGGCCAGATCATCGCCGACCAGAGCATCTCGTTCCCGGCGATGCAGAAGAAGCTCGCGCAATTGCAGGAGATCGTGCAGAAAGACCCGGCGGTCGAATCGGTCGCGGGCTTCACCGGTGGACGCGCGCTGAATACCGCGAACGTGTTCATCGAGCTGAAGCCGCTCGCGCAGCGGCACGTCACCGCCACCGAGGTCGTGAACCGGCTGCGGCCCAAGCTCAACCAGGTGTCGGGCGCGCGGCTGTTCGTGCAGGCGCAGCAGGATCTGCGGATCGGTGGACGGCAGTCGGCCGCCGAATATCAGTACACGCTGACCAGCGACGACTCCGCCGCGCTCTTCAAGTGGACGCCGCTGCTCGTGGCCGCGCTCGCCAAGGAACACGCGACGGTGCTCGACGTGAACTCGGACCTGCAGCAGAACGGCTTGCAGACCTACGTCACGATCAATCGCGCGACGGCGGCACGTTACGGCTTCGCGCCGAATCAGGTGGACAGCGTGCTGTACGACGCGTTCGGCCAGCGCACGGTGTCGACCATCTACAACCCGCTCAACCAGTATTTCGTGGTGATGGAAGTCGCGCCCGACTACTGGCAGTATCCGCAGATGCTCAACCAGATTTACATGAGCACCGCGGCGGGTAACGCCACCGGCACGGCGGGCACGCAGATGCCGAGCGGCACGGTGTCGGGCGTGACGGCGACCACTGAGAGCAGCACCAGCACGTCGTCGGCCACCAACTCGCTGAACTCGGACGCGCAGGCCAACGCGACCACCAACAGCATTTCCAACAGCAAGGGCAGCAGTTCGACCGGCAGCGCAGACAGTACGTCGGCGGAAACCATGGTGCCGCTGGCAGCGTTGGCCTCGTTCGCGAACAGCCATACGGCCACCCAGGTGAACCATCAGAGCGGCCTCGTCGCCGCGACGGTTTCGTTCAACCTGCCGGCCGGCGGTTCGCTCAGCAAGGCCGCCGAGGCGATCAACAACACGGCTCGCGAAATCGGCATGCCGGCGAGCATTCACGGCTCGTTTGCCGGCGCGGCGGCGGCGTTCTCGCAGTCGATGGGGACGATCCCGCTGCTGATTCTCGCCGCGCTCGGCGTCGTGTATATCGTGCTCGGCGTGCTGTACGAAAGCTCGATCCATCCGCTGACCATTCTCTCGACGCTACCGTCCGCGGGCATCGGCGCGACCCTCGCGTTGCTGATCTTCGGCACGCCGTTCTCGGTGATTGCGCTGATCGGCATCATCCTGCTGATCGGCATCGTCAAGAAGAACGGCATCATGATGGTCGACGTGGCGATCCAGTTGCAGCGCAGCGAAAACATGCCCGCGCGCGACGCGATTCATGCGGCCGCTGTGGTGCGTCTGCGGCCGATCATGATGACCACGTTCGCCGCCGTGCTCGGCGCGGTGCCGCTCGCAATCGGTATCGGCCAGGGCGCCTCGCTGCGTCAGCCGCTCGGTATCACCGTGATGGGCGGGCTGATCCTGAGCCAGGTCTTTACGCTGTACACGACACCGGTGATCTACCTCTATCTCGACCGCTTGCGCGGCAAGCTGGTCAAGTGGTCCGCGAACCTGCCCTGGAACCGGAACGAGGACCAACCCGGACAACCGGATACGAAGGCATGACGATGAAGATTTCCCTCAAACGGTTTGGCGGCACAGATGTCGTCGATGGCTCGGGTAGTGCGCTCAATTGCACTGATGCGACGCGGCGCCCTGCTGCGCCGCTGCTTGCTCCGCTCCGGCCACTGGCCGCCGCCGCGCTGGCGCTGCTGGTCAGCGGCTGCATGGTCGGCCCCGACTATCACCGCCCGCAGGTCAACGTGCCCGCCACGTTCTCGGAACTGCCCGGCTGGACTCAGGCTGTGCCGTCGGCGTCCGGTCCCAAGGGCGACTGGTGGACTGCGTTTCACGATCCGCTGATCGATCAGCTCGAACCGCTGGTGTCGGTATCGAACCAGACGGTGCGCGAGGACTACGCAAACTATCAGGAAGCACTCGCCGAAGTGCGGGTCGCGCACGCCAGTCTGTTCCCGACGATCGGCGCAACCGGCTCGGCCACCAAGGAGCGCGCCGCCAGCGGCAACGCGGCGAAGGTGGTCAACGCGGGTTCGCTCGAAGGCAACGTGAGTTGGGCGCCGGACCTGTGG
Coding sequences within it:
- a CDS encoding GntR family transcriptional regulator; protein product: MTNRLTLADQLRESIEEAIATGDLPPGARLDEAELIARFDVSRTPVREALLQLAAAGMVEMRPRHGAVVAKISLPRLIEMFEVMAELEAMSSRLAARRMDAQELEELRIAHVECQKARDAGNPDEYFHLNERFHCLIYQGSHNSFLHDQARALHKLLRPYRRLQLRVKGRVSASFDEHQAVVDALAAGDGDAAAAALRGHILVQGERFGDLIAALAQVGAQ
- a CDS encoding efflux RND transporter periplasmic adaptor subunit — translated: MSDTVSKQPKRSRRGLIVVVVILLVLIAVVAVHLLTRKKPTRDAAPIVVTVSSATLGSMPVTLSELGTVTPTATVTVLPQLSGYLTEVGYHEGQEVKKGQFLAQIDPRQYQISKQQAEATLAKDRATLAQARADLERYTLLNERKSIAQQTFADQQFLVQQDEAAVKSDLASIAQYDLDLAYCRITAPVAGKVGLRLVDPGNYVTASSSTGIVVITTVKPTTVQFTVPQDALASIVQRLNGGATLPVTAYSSDNARAIATGTLYAVSNQMATATGTVTLRATFANDDEALFPNEFVNVKLLVDTMQNAVLVPTAAVQSGAPGDFVYLVNADHTVSVHKVKLGPSDGKNTVIVSGLSQGNEVVTDGTDRLNDGAKIQPAAPKPAAAASGAAAASAASDAVSEPASGAAAASAASSADAASS
- a CDS encoding amino acid permease, coding for MADTSYMARKSVADIVGSADAEGHSLSKTLGATSITAMGIGAIIGAGIFVLTGTAAAQFAGPSIMLSFVLGGIACAFVGLCYSELAAMLPVCGSSYTYTYATLGEIFAWIIGWDLILEYAMGAATVAVGWSGYIVSLLRNIGIDIPPVMAAAPGTVIKLADGTTTTGIVNLPAIVIIAILTTLLVLGTKESARLNNVMVAVKLVVVVAFIALGAFFIKPANWHPFIPANTGEFGNFGMSGILRGSAVVFFAFIGFDAVSTAAQEAKRPQRDMPIGILGSLVICTVLYILVAGVLTGLVPYAELNVPDPIAKGVDAIGLNWFSILIKIGALTGLTTVILVLLYGQSRIFFTMSQDGLLPPLFARVHPRLQTPHRSQILIGTIVAVVAALTPIGVLGEMVSIGTLFAFILVCGAVIYLRRSDSNAMRPFRVPGVPIVPVLGILFCLLLMVGLPLVTWLRLVVWLVIGMVIYMSYGRKHSRLRFPERR
- a CDS encoding alpha/beta hydrolase domain-containing protein; amino-acid sequence: MKVQSVAISVGVGVGIALIGGCGNDSITPPPTPVSHGAGFVKSFQIISSAPAFGGATPAGAAGPYQVITAVVHGELDPNNPLNAGIVNLKNAPVGSDGYVAYSTDVVILRPQSASAAKRVLFYDVVNRGSKIGAASFVGGGALDTGAAPSSSFPSLLRNGYTVLWSGWQGDVPLTGNSTLAGAGLLGVSFPVATNKDGTPMTALSREEFIPDYAGGPATTIPLTYAPANLNDKSSVTFTARQSWLTSYGSIPGGVETYTAPSVPVATWSYTSTPNNVYEGNYSVTFTPPATVPGPNGTQVPPDAGTIYSFVYQAAAPTVDGIGFAALRDLVSFLRYDSADASGAANPLNDLKQAGCVATTCSTSTNFDIAIGEGISQSGRFMKDFLYQGFNVDTNGKIVFDGMFPIISAARRTWTNAAFAQPGRWSKQHEDHFMPGFQFPFTYATMTDPVSGATDGLLKQCTATNTCPKIMQLDGAFEWWGGAASLVVTDGRGNDIPLPSNVRYYLVPGTQHGGGNGVTTGTLTVPATGSQCQLPGSPVEETPVERALIPALVKWVGTGAQPPASQYPTVASGNLVAPTQATVGFPSLTNVMVPSGTAATPTQLQLTFNGEYNQLFVTDYSNAVPVVNTAQAYTILVPKVDANGNETTGVLVPDVSVPLATYTGWNYRGAGHAIGDGCISNGAAIPLAVSAAAQAGGTDSRATLQTLYGGSRAKYQAAVASAANTLVSQGYLLQDDATNVFIANAASVSATLLPQP
- a CDS encoding DUF1697 domain-containing protein; this encodes MTRYVAFLRAVNVGGTGKLPMAELRAMCESIGCSNVRTYIASGNVVLDSRLGEASLKKRLEDCLMNYAGKPVGVLVRSGAELAAVLAGNPFKSAAPNRTVAIFLDANPPADAASDVSGLQGEELALGKREIYVHYSNGIAHSKLKIPAAKNGTARNMNTVATLVEWAASSD